In a single window of the Candidatus Dormiibacterota bacterium genome:
- a CDS encoding ABC transporter produces the protein RLRVAGESSSDAEVVAAVARRLGYDAEVVDGHVIVNAGSEAAAALTRGSMAAGVALTEIGVERSTLEDSFLALTGDN, from the coding sequence CCGGCTGCGGGTCGCCGGCGAGAGCTCGTCCGACGCCGAGGTCGTCGCCGCGGTGGCGCGCCGCCTCGGGTACGACGCCGAGGTGGTCGACGGGCACGTCATCGTGAACGCCGGCTCGGAGGCCGCCGCCGCCCTCACCCGGGGCTCGATGGCCGCGGGCGTCGCACTCACCGAGATCGGTGTCGAGCGCTCGACTCTCGAGGACAGCTT